GCAGCACGCCGTTGAGGGTCTCCATCATGTTGCGCATGGCGTCTAACTGGGCGGCCCGCAGGGCGTTCTTGCGCTGGACCGAAGGCGGCAGTTTGGGATTGATGCCTCCAATGCCGGTGGCTTGGACGGCCTGGGTGGTCCAGTCTACCATACCGGCGCCCTGCACCTGCTGTTCTACCTGGGCCGGGGACAGCCCGGCCAGGGCTATAAGAGCTATTGCGATGATGGTTGCCTTTTTGAACATTTCGGTCTCCTTTTAAAAGTTCTTGGTAGTCAGTACAGATTTATTAGAAGTGGAATATGCAGGAAGCAAGAATATTGTGTGTCTTTTCAATGTACTTCTCAGTATAAGTATTAGCAGGTATTTCTATATCTACCCAATTAGTAACACCATATTCATAAGCCAGGTCCAACATAACCTTGCCCATGACCAAGCCAAAACCGCCGGTAAATACCTTACCTACGGCTTGTGTGGTATCTGTCCCGTCGCCATAATGACCAGTAAACAGTTTGGGATCTGTTCTAAAGCCCAAACGAACTGGGAATACTGCAGTGGCTCCTGACAAAATATATTCCAACCCAAAACGGAACTGGTTTACATTATGCCATCCCATATTATAAGTAGTATCTTTTGTGCCGGTTGCCACCCAAGTAAGTGTATCATATACGGCTATTTTTTTCGTTGCTTCCGAATTGGAATAGCTGCGATGCTCGAAATCAGCAGAGATAGTAAACTTATCAGTTGGCTTTAACGCAATTCCGGCACCAAACATCAAGGGCATTGTGACTTCAAAATCAGGATATGTTGTGTCATATGTAGCAGGTGTTAAATAGTTAGATGTTCTTTGCCTCTCAGCAGATTCAGTCAATGTGAACGGCAATCTCATAGAAACACCAATATTAAATTTATTCATTGTTGCCAGAGCACCGGCATTTATGTTAAACCCGGAGTAGCTATAATTTTCCTCTACATTATAAAAATCGCCGTCGCTATAGGTCCTCTCACTGGTATAGGTAGATCCTTTAACTAATATATTACCCGCAGCGCCAACTGAAAATTGTGGTGTAACCTGAAAAGCAATAGCCGGGGTAATAGCATCGATACCTCCGGTTTGTTTTTCTTCCCTCTCCCAAGTAATTGTATTAGTCCCATCAAAGTATGATCCGGTATCGCTATCGGCAAAACCAAAATCAATTAACCTTTGATATGCAACTGCCAATACTAGATTTTTATCTGCTGCCTTT
This genomic interval from Candidatus Edwardsbacteria bacterium contains the following:
- a CDS encoding outer membrane protein transport protein; translated protein: MRKLGLLLLALAAIGSLAYAQNIDFNIMGAGARAHGMGGAFIGVSDDATAVGWNPAGIAQLDKMEASINGFFNIKKYSYEETWIGGSYDESNSISHFAPSFASFILPLKAADKNLVLAVAYQRLIDFGFADSDTGSYFDGTNTITWEREEKQTGGIDAITPAIAFQVTPQFSVGAAGNILVKGSTYTSERTYSDGDFYNVEENYSYSGFNINAGALATMNKFNIGVSMRLPFTLTESAERQRTSNYLTPATYDTTYPDFEVTMPLMFGAGIALKPTDKFTISADFEHRSYSNSEATKKIAVYDTLTWVATGTKDTTYNMGWHNVNQFRFGLEYILSGATAVFPVRLGFRTDPKLFTGHYGDGTDTTQAVGKVFTGGFGLVMGKVMLDLAYEYGVTNWVDIEIPANTYTEKYIEKTHNILASCIFHF